The following are encoded together in the Daucus carota subsp. sativus chromosome 5, DH1 v3.0, whole genome shotgun sequence genome:
- the LOC108220838 gene encoding multiple C2 domain and transmembrane region protein 10 has product MNNNKQKLVVEVIGAHNLMPKDGEGSSSPFVEIEFENQRQKTQVKYRDLDPVWNEKLVFYVNNVADLPYRTIDVNVFNEKRSNNSRNFLGKVRVSGSNVCREGEEIAQLFTLDKRSLFSHVRGEISLKIFLSSSEQVKHVVGEGNDGFSKKNKKLQQQQQQQQQGMAMAVKQQQMGQDNKVSNQKIQTLQNPKGENQNNGDLKPVIITNVPVQVGSGAGAGAGGGSGGGGVGGFGVISNGSSEFLLKETRPHLGGGSLSKDSTYDLVEQMQYLYVRVVKARELLGFGGGEVVAEVKLGNYRGITRRVGLNNAEWDQVFAFSKDCIQSSAVELFVKERDKDDFLGRVLFDLNEVPKRVPPDSQLAPQWYRMDDKKGDRSKGGEVMVALWFGTQADEAFSEAWHSKSANVHMDGLCSIKSKVYLSPKLWYLRVSVLEAQDVVLGDKGSSMMRYPELMAKVQVGNQVLRTRIAPATPNRSLHNPFWNEDLIFVVAEPFEDYVLFSVEDRVGPNCDEVVGRVVLPLTNIERRLDDKPVASRWYNLDLRYNNPNESKAVTRFSSRIHLCATLDGGYHVLDEATMYSSDVRPTEKRLWKPHIGVLEMGILGASNLMPVKIREGKGGCTDAYCVAKYGQKWVRTRTVVDSLTPKWNEQYTWEVFDPCTVITIGVFDNARVDKNSATAAGIRDSRIGKVRIRLSTLESDKVYTHSYPLLMLHPSGVKKMGELHLAVRFTCANMLNVLQIYTMPLLPKMHYVHPLSVNQIDSLRYQALNAVSSRLSRAEPPLGREVVEYMLDHDSHMWSMRKSKANFFRLMNVLSWFVALNRLMDSMRNWHKPLYSTLFLINFLVLVMVPELIIPTILLILAVMGLWRYRTRPRQPSHMDTRLSYAESVYQDELDEEFDSFPTSRSAEVIRMRYDRLRSVAGRIQTVVGDMATQGERLQALISWRDPRATFLFVIVCLLAAFGFYLVPIRWVVALWGLYFMRPPRFRSKLPSRAVSFFKRLPTRADSML; this is encoded by the coding sequence atgAACAACAACAAACAAAAGCTTGTAGTGGAAGTGATAGGAGCCCATAACTTAATGCCAAAAGATGGTGAAGGATCATCATCGCCATTTGTTGAAATCGAGTTTGAGAATCAGAGACAAAAGACGCAAGTCAAGTACAGAGACTTGGACCCTGTCTGGAATGAAAAGCTTGTGTTTTATGTCAACAATGTGGCAGATCTTCCTTACAGGACTATTGATGTCAATGTTTTTAATGAGAAAAGGTCGAATAATAGTAGAAATTTTCTGGGTAAAGTTAGGGTTTCGGGTTCAAATGTTTGCAGAGAAGGCGAAGAGATTGCACAGCTTTTTACACTGGATAAAAGAAGCTTATTTTCTCATGTTAGAGGTGAGATAAGTTTGAAGATTTTTTTGTCAAGTTCTGAGCAAGTTAAGCATGTTGTTGGTGAAGGAAATGATGGGTTTTCCAAGAAAAACAAGAAGTTgcagcaacagcagcagcagcagcaacaaggGATGGCTATGGCAGTGAAGCAACAACAAATGGGGCAAGATAATAAGGTTAGTAATCAAAAGATTCAAACTTTGCAAAACCCAAAAGGTGAGAATCAGAATAATGGTGATTTGAAGCCTGTTATTATTACTAATGTGCCTGTTCAAGTTGGCTCCGGCGCCGGAGCCGGTGCCGGAGGTGGGTCCGGTGGTGGTGGGGTTGGTGGGTTTGGGGTAATCTCAAATGGGTCAAGTGAGTTTTTGCTTAAAGAGACTAGACCTCATCTGGGTGGTGGATCTTTGAGTAAAGATTCAACTTATGATCTTGTGGAGCAAATGCAGTATCTTTATGTTAGGGTAGTGAAAGCTAGGGAACTTTTGGGGTTTGGTGGTGGAGAAGTGGTTGCTGAGGTGAAATTAGGGAACTATAGAGGTATTACTAGGAGGGTTGGTCTTAATAATGCTGAATGGGATCAAGTGTTTGCATTTTCAAAAGATTGTATTCAGTCTTCAGCTGTTGAGTTGTTTGTAAAAGAGAGGGATAAAGATGATTTCTTGGGGagggttttgtttgatttgaatGAGGTTCCGAAAAGGGTTCCTCCAGATAGTCAGTTGGCACCACAATGGTATAGAATGGATGATAAGAAAGGTGATAGGTCGAAAGGGGGTGAAGTTATGGTGGCACTTTGGTTTGGAACTCAAGCTGACGAGGCCTTTTCTGAGGCATGGCATTCCAAGTCTGCAAATGTGCATATGGATGGTTTATGTTCGATAAAATCAAAGGTGTATCTTTCTCCTAAGTTGTGGTATTTAAGGGTATCGGTGTTGGAAGCTCAAGATGTTGTTTTGGGAGATAAAGGTTCATCAATGATGAGATATCCGGAGTTGATGGCAAAAGTTCAAGTTGGAAATCAAGTTTTGAGGACTAGAATAGCTCCAGCCACTCCTAACAGGAGCCTACACAACCCATTTTGGAATGAGGATCTGATCTTTGTAGTTGCTGAACCATTTGAGGATTATGTGTTATTTTCTGTTGAGGATCGGGTTGGCCCGAACTGTGATGAGGTTGTGGGGAGAGTTGTTCTCCCACTTACAAATATCGAGAGGAGGTTGGATGATAAACCAGTGGCATCAAGGTGGTACAATCTCGACCTTCGCTATAACAATCCAAATGAGTCTAAAGCTGTGACTAGATTTTCGTCCAGGATACATCTTTGTGCTACACTTGATGGGGGTTACCATGTGCTTGATGAAGCTACAATGTATAGCAGTGATGTTAGGCCCACAGAAAAACGGCTTTGGAAGCCTCACATTGGGGTACTTGAAATGGGGATTCTGGGCGCCTCTAATCTTATGCCGGTGAAGATCAGAGAAGGCAAAGGAGGCTGCACGGATGCTTATTGTGTTGCTAAGTATGGCCAAAAATGGGTGCGAACTCGTACTGTGGTGGACAGTTTAACGCCAAAATGGAATGAGCAATACACTTGGGAAGTGTTTGATCCTTGCACTGTCATCACCATTGGTGTGTTTGATAATGCTCGTGTTGACAAAAATTCTGCCACCGCTGCTGGAATTAGAGATTCTCGCATTGGGAAAGTTAGGATCCGATTATCGACTCTTGAATCTGATAAAGTCTATACTCACTCCTATCCACTGTTAATGTTGCATCCTTCTGGTGTGAAGAAAATGGGGGAGCTTCATTTGGCTGTTAGGTTTACTTGTGCTAATATGCTCAATGTGCTTCAAATCTACACAATGCCTTTACTTCCAAAGATGCACTACGTTCACCCTCTGTCTGTGAATCAGATAGACAGCTTAAGGTATCAAGCACTGAATGCCGTGTCATCAAGGCTCAGTAGAGCCGAGCCACCTCTGGGTAGAGAAGTGGTTGAATACATGCTTGACCATGACTCTCACATGTGGAGCATGAGAAAAAGTAAGGCAAACTTCTTTCGCCTTATGAACGTACTGTCCTGGTTTGTCGCCTTGAACAGGCTAATGGATTCAATGCGGAACTGGCATAAGCCATTGTACTCAACCCTATTTCTCATCAATTTTCTTGTCCTAGTGATGGTCCCTGAACTCATCATACCAACAATATTACTGATCCTGGCTGTTATGGGTCTGTGGCGATACAGAACCAGGCCACGCCAGCCATCTCACATGGATACACGCCTCTCCTATGCTGAAAGTGTCTACCAGGACGAGTTAGACGAGGAGTTTGATTCATTTCCAACAAGCCGAAGTGCAGAGGTGATCCGAATGAGATACGACCGTCTCAGGAGTGTGGCAGGAAGGATCCAAACCGTCGTGGGAGACATGGCTACTCAAGGCGAAAGGCTTCAGGCTTTGATAAGTTGGCGCGACCCAAGAGCCACATTCTTGTTTGTGATCGTCTGCTTATTGGCTGCTTTCGGGTTCTACTTGGTGCCAATCAGATGGGTTGTGGCTCTTTGGGGACTCTATTTCATGAGGCCACCAAGATTCCGGAGCAAGTTGCCCTCAAGAGCTGTTAGCTTCTTCAAGAGGCTGCCAACTAGAGCTGACAGCATGTTATGA